In a single window of the bacterium genome:
- a CDS encoding S8 family serine peptidase has translation MKEIGRRLLTIAAVCGLAAPAFAQPSFRNKPQIVPGEIIVKYKTTGPVDASAMASAGLAQVKAFGNQQFMLGRVMAGRNLEAVLQTFRARPEVEYAEPNYKLYIYGAPATPPVFPNDERFNDLYGMHQSNDNDIDAPEAWGLTTGDPNLIVGIIDTGIDYDHEDLKANLWNNPGESGAKANNRIDDDGNGYVDDFRGWNFVSNNNDPYDDNDHGTHCAGTVGAIGNNSKGVVGVNWQVKLMPLKFLGQDGSGTTAAAAEAIIYAVNNGAKVLSNSWGGGEASQTLEDAIKYANQRGVVFVAAAGNDGLNNDNTANYPSNYGVANVVAVASSDRNDNLSSFSNYGRSTVDLAAPGSSILSCRPLSRYQLLSGTSMATPHVSGVFALVWAKYPQLTVQQAIIRVLGSVDRKSAFIDRMASGGRLNAANALSTNPLIALTTDWRNTTNTAGPYPVQTGVVDDGSVAQVRLIYMLNGGAADTLNMPPTGTADMYSASIPGQPLNTEINYMVLATDNQGNRTLGPTYSFKISSEPDPGDGGGCCGQQAVALNGASATTKFALGTPLNLAFFLIPLWLLRRRKR, from the coding sequence ATGAAGGAAATCGGTAGACGTTTGCTGACGATCGCGGCGGTGTGCGGCCTGGCTGCACCGGCTTTTGCCCAGCCCTCGTTTCGTAACAAGCCACAAATCGTTCCCGGCGAAATCATCGTGAAATACAAAACCACGGGGCCGGTCGATGCCAGCGCCATGGCCAGCGCCGGCCTGGCGCAGGTCAAAGCGTTCGGCAATCAGCAGTTCATGCTGGGCCGCGTGATGGCAGGGCGGAATCTCGAAGCCGTGCTGCAAACGTTCCGCGCCCGGCCGGAAGTGGAGTATGCCGAGCCCAACTACAAGCTTTACATCTATGGCGCGCCGGCAACGCCACCGGTTTTTCCGAACGATGAGCGCTTCAACGATCTCTACGGCATGCACCAATCCAACGACAACGACATCGATGCGCCGGAAGCCTGGGGCCTCACCACCGGCGATCCCAATCTCATCGTCGGCATCATCGACACCGGCATCGACTATGACCACGAGGATTTGAAGGCCAACCTCTGGAACAATCCGGGAGAAAGCGGGGCCAAGGCCAACAACCGCATCGACGATGACGGCAACGGCTACGTCGATGATTTCCGCGGCTGGAATTTCGTCTCCAACAACAACGATCCCTACGACGACAACGATCACGGCACGCACTGCGCCGGCACCGTGGGCGCGATCGGCAACAACAGCAAGGGCGTGGTTGGCGTCAACTGGCAGGTGAAGCTCATGCCGCTGAAGTTTTTGGGGCAGGATGGTTCCGGCACCACGGCGGCGGCGGCCGAGGCCATCATTTATGCGGTGAACAACGGCGCCAAAGTGCTGAGCAACAGTTGGGGGGGAGGCGAGGCCTCGCAGACGCTCGAAGACGCCATCAAGTATGCCAATCAACGCGGCGTGGTTTTCGTGGCGGCCGCGGGCAATGACGGCCTCAACAACGACAATACCGCGAACTACCCCTCCAATTATGGCGTGGCCAACGTGGTCGCGGTGGCCAGTTCCGATCGCAACGACAATCTCTCCAGCTTCTCGAACTATGGCCGGTCCACCGTTGACCTGGCGGCGCCCGGCTCCAGCATTCTGAGCTGCCGGCCGCTGAGCCGCTATCAACTGCTGAGCGGCACCAGCATGGCGACCCCGCATGTTTCCGGCGTGTTCGCGCTGGTGTGGGCAAAGTATCCGCAGCTCACGGTGCAGCAGGCGATCATTCGGGTGCTGGGCAGCGTTGATCGCAAATCCGCCTTTATCGACCGCATGGCCTCCGGCGGCCGTTTGAACGCGGCCAATGCCCTTTCCACCAATCCGCTAATCGCCCTGACCACGGACTGGCGCAATACCACCAATACCGCCGGGCCTTATCCCGTGCAAACCGGCGTGGTGGATGACGGCAGTGTGGCGCAAGTGCGCCTGATCTATATGCTCAACGGCGGCGCGGCGGACACGCTCAATATGCCGCCCACCGGCACCGCCGACATGTATTCGGCCAGCATTCCCGGCCAACCGCTGAACACCGAGATCAACTACATGGTGCTCGCCACGGATAATCAGGGCAATCGCACGCTTGGCCCGACTTACAGCTTCAAGATTTCGAGCGAGCCGGATCCGGGTGATGGCGGCGGCTGTTGCGGCCAGCAGGCCGTGGCGCTCAACGGCGCCAGTGCCACCACGAAATTCGCGCTGGGCACGCCGCTGAATCTCGCCTTCTTTTTGATTCCGTTGTGGCTGTTACGCCGCCGCAAGCGTTGA
- a CDS encoding fumarylacetoacetate hydrolase family protein, giving the protein MTRAFAYLDKNNLPMIGVEWSEPGSGKRATAYNFSRAWDLFKQIKLKNKAPQLNFLQVMLEIDVFHSETFDEVFLTLQEFRPLRDLILSEPHAFQVPVARPQKIIGIGRNYREHARELKNPLPTEPIFFCKSPSALLAHQEAVRLPANVGAIHHEAELAVVIGKTGANLASRAALDYVAGYTILNDVTARELQKKDTAAGLPWFRAKSFDTFCPVGPYLIPRGCVSDPQALTITLTINGETRQSGSTADMVFPVAELVSYVSRFCTLQPGDLIATGTPEGVGPLHPGEVMVTSIAGLGELINPIV; this is encoded by the coding sequence GTGACCCGCGCATTTGCCTACCTGGACAAGAACAATCTTCCCATGATCGGCGTGGAGTGGAGCGAGCCCGGCTCGGGCAAACGCGCCACCGCTTACAACTTCTCCCGCGCCTGGGATTTGTTCAAGCAGATCAAGCTCAAAAACAAGGCGCCGCAGCTCAACTTCCTGCAAGTGATGCTGGAAATCGACGTCTTTCACAGCGAGACCTTCGATGAGGTTTTTCTGACGTTGCAGGAGTTCCGGCCGTTGAGGGATTTGATTCTCAGCGAACCGCATGCCTTCCAGGTGCCGGTGGCGCGGCCGCAAAAGATCATCGGCATCGGCCGCAACTATCGCGAGCACGCCCGCGAGCTGAAAAATCCGCTGCCCACCGAACCGATCTTTTTCTGCAAGTCGCCCTCGGCTTTGCTTGCCCATCAAGAAGCCGTGCGCCTGCCCGCCAATGTCGGCGCCATTCACCACGAAGCCGAGTTGGCCGTGGTGATCGGCAAGACCGGAGCGAACCTCGCCAGCCGCGCGGCGCTGGACTATGTGGCGGGCTACACGATCCTGAACGACGTCACCGCGCGCGAGCTGCAAAAGAAAGACACGGCCGCGGGGCTGCCCTGGTTTCGCGCCAAGAGCTTCGACACGTTCTGCCCGGTGGGGCCCTATCTCATTCCGCGCGGCTGCGTCTCCGACCCGCAGGCGCTCACCATCACGCTCACGATCAACGGCGAAACCCGGCAAAGCGGCAGCACGGCAGACATGGTGTTTCCGGTGGCCGAGCTGGTGAGCTACGTTTCACGCTTTTGCACGTTGCAGCCCGGCGACCTCATCGCCACCGGCACGCCCGAGGGCGTGGGCCCGTTGCATCCCGGCGAAGTGATGGTGACCAGCATTGCGGGACTGGGCGAGTTGATCAATCCGATTGTCTAG
- a CDS encoding threonine/serine dehydratase, producing MPGIVREFRAGLSYPPIDPVLSDPAPTLAAIRSARQTLGDLIRVTPVWQWRSRRFSEGTEVYLKLELLQYTGSFKPRGALTRMFALTPEQLARGVTAVSAGNHAAAVGYAAAVFNTTAKVVMPQTSDPARVALCRSFGAEVVLVENVHAAFAAAVKIEAEEKRTFIHPFEGPEIALGTATLGLELDEQCPALDAVIVPIGGGGLCGGVAAAMKQRHPQCRIIGVEPFGADTMFRSFASGQPESIAKVNTIADSLGAPHAAPYSFALCRRFVDELVRVDDEALCAALYVLFHEMKLAVEPAGAAATAALLGPLRARLAGKQVGLIVCGANLAASAFAEYLRRGEAASGQYAA from the coding sequence TTGCCCGGCATTGTCCGTGAGTTTCGTGCTGGCCTCTCCTATCCGCCGATCGATCCCGTGTTGAGTGATCCTGCTCCCACCCTTGCTGCCATTCGTTCCGCCCGGCAGACGTTGGGCGATCTCATCCGCGTCACGCCGGTTTGGCAGTGGCGCAGCCGCCGCTTCAGTGAAGGGACTGAAGTCTATCTGAAGCTCGAATTGCTGCAATACACCGGCAGCTTCAAGCCACGCGGCGCGCTCACGCGCATGTTCGCTCTTACGCCGGAACAATTGGCGCGGGGCGTGACCGCGGTCAGCGCCGGCAATCACGCGGCGGCCGTCGGTTATGCCGCAGCAGTGTTCAACACCACCGCGAAAGTCGTGATGCCGCAGACTTCGGATCCGGCCCGCGTGGCGCTGTGCCGGTCTTTTGGCGCCGAAGTCGTTCTCGTTGAGAATGTGCACGCCGCCTTTGCTGCCGCGGTCAAAATCGAAGCGGAAGAGAAACGCACCTTCATTCACCCGTTTGAAGGTCCGGAGATTGCATTGGGCACGGCCACGCTCGGCCTCGAGCTTGACGAGCAATGCCCGGCGCTCGACGCGGTCATTGTGCCGATCGGGGGCGGCGGCTTGTGCGGCGGGGTGGCCGCGGCCATGAAGCAACGCCATCCGCAGTGCCGCATCATTGGCGTCGAGCCTTTTGGCGCTGATACGATGTTTCGCAGCTTTGCCTCAGGCCAGCCGGAATCGATCGCGAAAGTGAACACCATTGCCGACAGCTTGGGCGCGCCGCATGCCGCGCCCTACAGTTTTGCCCTCTGCCGCCGGTTCGTGGATGAACTCGTCCGCGTCGACGATGAGGCGTTGTGCGCGGCGCTGTATGTGCTGTTTCACGAAATGAAGCTGGCGGTGGAGCCGGCCGGCGCTGCTGCCACCGCGGCGCTGCTCGGGCCGCTGCGCGCGCGGCTGGCCGGCAAGCAGGTTGGCTTGATCGTTTGCGGCGCCAATCTCGCGGCTTCTGCTTTTGCAGAATATCTCCGCCGCGGTGAAGCCGCCAGCGGGCAGTATGCTGCTTGA